One Lysinibacillus fusiformis genomic window carries:
- a CDS encoding phage holin, translated as MRVNWRIRLMHKPFLLALFSLLLLLAQQVAAFFGYDLTGVMSEQLTSIINTGLSILVLMGVIVDPTTRGTRDSERALMYRKPR; from the coding sequence ATGAGAGTTAACTGGAGAATACGGTTAATGCATAAACCATTTTTATTGGCGCTGTTTTCCTTACTGTTATTACTCGCACAGCAAGTGGCAGCATTTTTTGGCTATGATTTAACAGGTGTGATGAGCGAACAGCTAACGTCCATCATTAATACAGGATTATCGATTCTCGTTTTAATGGGTGTTATTGTTGACCCTACTACACGAGGCACCCGTGATAGTGAACGTGCACTCATGTATCGAAAACCAAGATAA
- a CDS encoding CD3324 family protein, whose protein sequence is MNYINATKVLPKELLAEVQKYIQGETLYIPIQQTTRKKWGSVSGIQKQLNHRNQNIRENFENGMNIQEISEKYFLSVETIKKIVYAKKEIK, encoded by the coding sequence TTGAATTATATAAATGCTACAAAAGTATTACCAAAAGAGCTATTGGCAGAAGTTCAAAAATATATACAAGGGGAAACTTTATATATTCCAATACAACAAACCACTCGAAAAAAATGGGGTTCTGTTAGTGGTATACAAAAGCAACTGAATCATCGAAATCAAAACATTCGAGAAAACTTTGAGAATGGAATGAACATCCAAGAAATATCTGAAAAGTATTTTTTATCAGTTGAAACAATCAAAAAAATTGTTTATGCAAAAAAAGAAATAAAATAA
- a CDS encoding GspE/PulE family protein has translation MAGKAGRKRLGDLLVESGVITAEQLDYALTTKTKEEKLGDFLIKENFLTEQQLIEVLEFQLGIPHISLNQFSISPELLQLIPAELAKRTNIMPIRKEKNKLFIAMADPMDYFAIEEVRMTTGCQIETSIAAKDDLYRTITKYYDLQESMEAALQDLGASGTETQEEIENEDSPIVRLVNQIIANGVAQRASDIHFDPQETELRVRYRVDGVLRTERSLPKHMQNVVLARIKIMGNLNITENRIPQDGRIKTNVNFRPVDIRLSTLPTVFGEKVVMRILDLTNATNDIDKLGFSESNEELFRKMIAHPNGIMLITGPTGSGKSSSLYAALSYLNQEGVNIITVEDPVEYQLDGVNQIQVKEEVGLTFAAGLRSILRQDPDIVMVGEIRDLETAQISIRASLTGHLVLSTLHTNSAVESISRLHDMGIEPFLLSSSLVGIMAQRLVRKVCRDCTETYAFTSRELEILEENGIEGVTHGRKGRGCPACNQTGFRGRMAIHEILPVDRTVKDMILSRMGDSVIRDFMKQKGYHTLLVDGLLKVVAGQTTTSEILRVASAD, from the coding sequence ATGGCTGGAAAGGCGGGACGTAAACGTTTAGGGGATTTACTTGTAGAATCAGGTGTCATAACAGCAGAACAGCTAGACTATGCGTTAACGACGAAAACCAAAGAGGAAAAGCTAGGGGATTTTCTTATTAAAGAAAATTTCTTAACGGAACAGCAACTCATTGAAGTACTGGAATTTCAACTTGGCATTCCGCATATTAGCTTAAACCAATTTTCGATAAGTCCAGAGCTACTACAGTTAATTCCAGCTGAACTAGCGAAGCGAACGAATATTATGCCCATTCGTAAGGAGAAAAATAAATTATTTATCGCAATGGCAGACCCGATGGATTACTTTGCTATTGAAGAAGTGCGTATGACGACAGGCTGTCAAATAGAGACAAGTATTGCGGCAAAAGATGATTTATACCGAACGATTACAAAATACTATGATTTACAGGAATCCATGGAAGCAGCGTTACAGGATTTAGGGGCGTCAGGAACAGAAACGCAAGAAGAAATCGAGAATGAAGATTCGCCCATCGTGCGTTTAGTAAACCAAATTATTGCGAACGGCGTAGCGCAGCGTGCAAGTGATATCCATTTTGACCCACAGGAAACGGAACTGCGTGTACGCTATCGGGTAGATGGGGTTTTACGTACGGAGCGTTCATTACCAAAGCACATGCAAAATGTTGTACTAGCACGTATAAAGATTATGGGTAATTTAAATATTACTGAAAATCGAATTCCGCAGGACGGACGCATTAAAACCAATGTCAATTTCAGACCAGTTGATATACGACTATCAACTTTACCCACTGTTTTCGGTGAAAAAGTTGTCATGCGTATTTTAGATTTAACAAATGCGACAAATGACATAGACAAATTAGGTTTTAGTGAAAGTAATGAAGAACTTTTCCGAAAAATGATTGCTCATCCAAACGGCATTATGCTGATTACAGGTCCAACAGGGTCAGGGAAATCCTCAAGTTTATATGCAGCACTTAGTTATTTAAATCAAGAGGGCGTCAATATTATTACGGTAGAGGATCCAGTTGAGTATCAGTTAGATGGCGTCAATCAGATACAAGTTAAGGAAGAGGTTGGTTTGACATTTGCTGCTGGTTTACGCTCCATTTTACGTCAGGATCCAGATATTGTAATGGTCGGGGAAATTCGTGATCTTGAAACAGCACAGATCTCTATTCGTGCTTCACTGACAGGCCATTTAGTGTTAAGCACATTGCATACAAATAGCGCAGTGGAATCCATTTCACGATTACATGATATGGGGATTGAACCATTTCTTCTGTCCTCTTCTCTAGTAGGGATTATGGCGCAACGTTTAGTGCGAAAAGTTTGTCGAGATTGCACGGAAACGTATGCATTTACTTCACGTGAACTTGAAATACTTGAGGAAAACGGTATAGAAGGTGTGACACATGGCAGGAAAGGCCGTGGCTGTCCAGCTTGCAATCAGACTGGTTTCCGTGGACGTATGGCAATCCATGAGATTTTACCAGTTGACCGTACAGTAAAAGACATGATTTTAAGCCGCATGGGAGATAGCGTTATACGGGATTTTATGAAGCAAAAAGGTTATCATACGCTATTAGTGGACGGGCTATTAAAGGTCGTAGCTGGCCAAACAACTACATCAGAAATATTACGCGTAGCAAGCGCAGACTAG
- a CDS encoding VanW family protein: MKRYIQIAMMLIGAVLIVAVCLPNIVLNGTVFAKEDTKGSTIGGIEIEGIKASTLESTLQTAITEWQTTAVVISGGNASATIDANQLSFDISAAISQYESLTNKPWYVFWQKDKVVHVPIPVTINETIIHKIEAVDIWESEKTLLNITSQASFLRNHEIQAVVNNAFMQTEERIGFQVVDIPAETLGIPNIIASIEELILVPDKPVSFLSLLGEQTGTVNEVGLNFLASTLYSAVLQTDYEIIERHSQQVLPGYLQKGIEANVNVALNKDLQFVNRSKFTGKLKTTVEGNTLKIEIFAPTKDKEITVRVSKDKIVKPRIIYRYSDELKVGQERVEQEGQEGFRVEVYRSVVENGTTDEQLVSKDYYAPQNRIVTRSSREPVTVTTPTQNASAGTVDPDLQIDIDGNGLSDTESSAKTNNDIQVDGPEIVYGYYDKGGNFVQTSP, encoded by the coding sequence ATGAAACGATACATACAAATAGCAATGATGTTGATAGGTGCGGTGCTTATAGTAGCAGTCTGTCTACCGAATATTGTGTTAAATGGTACAGTTTTTGCGAAGGAGGATACCAAAGGATCTACGATTGGTGGTATTGAAATCGAAGGAATAAAAGCTTCAACGTTAGAATCAACCTTACAGACAGCGATAACAGAATGGCAAACAACAGCTGTCGTCATTAGTGGCGGAAATGCTTCCGCAACAATTGACGCCAATCAACTTTCTTTTGATATTTCAGCAGCAATCTCACAGTATGAATCGCTGACAAACAAGCCATGGTATGTGTTTTGGCAAAAGGATAAAGTTGTGCATGTGCCTATTCCGGTCACTATAAATGAAACAATTATACATAAAATTGAGGCAGTAGACATTTGGGAATCAGAAAAAACACTTCTTAATATTACTTCGCAGGCAAGTTTTTTACGCAATCATGAAATTCAAGCGGTAGTAAATAATGCTTTTATGCAAACCGAGGAAAGAATCGGCTTCCAAGTAGTTGATATACCTGCCGAGACCCTTGGGATTCCTAATATAATTGCCTCTATAGAAGAATTGATTTTAGTACCAGATAAACCAGTATCATTCCTGTCATTGTTAGGTGAACAAACAGGCACAGTAAATGAAGTAGGCCTAAATTTCCTAGCGTCGACGCTCTATAGTGCTGTGCTACAAACTGACTATGAAATAATTGAACGTCATTCACAACAGGTATTGCCAGGTTATTTGCAAAAGGGCATTGAGGCAAATGTAAATGTTGCTTTAAATAAGGACTTACAATTTGTCAACCGCTCTAAATTCACAGGTAAATTGAAAACAACAGTTGAGGGCAATACCTTAAAAATAGAAATCTTTGCACCGACAAAAGACAAGGAAATTACCGTTCGTGTTAGCAAAGATAAAATTGTTAAACCGCGTATTATTTATCGTTACTCGGATGAATTAAAAGTAGGGCAAGAGCGAGTGGAGCAAGAAGGTCAAGAGGGATTTCGTGTTGAGGTTTATCGTTCAGTTGTAGAGAATGGTACAACGGATGAACAGCTTGTAAGCAAAGATTATTACGCACCTCAAAATCGGATCGTTACTCGATCTTCGAGAGAGCCAGTTACTGTGACTACACCAACACAAAATGCTAGTGCAGGCACAGTAGACCCAGATTTACAAATCGATATAGACGGTAATGGCTTATCTGATACAGAAAGTTCGGCAAAGACAAATAACGATATACAAGTAGACGGTCCAGAAATTGTTTATGGTTATTACGATAAGGGTGGCAATTTCGTGCAAACGAGTCCGTGA
- a CDS encoding type IV pilus modification PilV family protein yields MFVKNNESGITLVEVIASLVIITIILVSFFSFFINTAKTTKTSNNIFDATYYAQKEMEELYNLTQTTVVLKNDNKEQPIIQAIINNDYEPDENRSGYFNKEGDITTDKNNVFNYKLKLDYYDLDKNLTRFTIFVCEKETVCEKSAIKAQIESIYEWRAR; encoded by the coding sequence ATGTTTGTAAAAAACAATGAATCTGGCATTACACTAGTTGAAGTGATTGCCTCGCTCGTCATCATTACCATAATTCTAGTGAGCTTTTTCTCATTTTTTATTAACACTGCCAAAACAACAAAAACTTCTAATAATATTTTTGATGCCACTTATTATGCTCAAAAAGAGATGGAGGAGCTCTATAACCTGACTCAAACGACAGTAGTTCTTAAAAATGACAATAAAGAACAACCTATCATTCAAGCAATTATTAACAATGATTATGAACCTGATGAAAATAGAAGTGGTTACTTTAATAAGGAAGGAGATATCACAACAGACAAAAATAATGTGTTTAATTATAAACTTAAACTTGATTATTATGATTTAGACAAAAATTTAACACGCTTTACCATCTTCGTGTGTGAGAAAGAGACCGTATGTGAGAAATCAGCTATAAAAGCTCAAATAGAAAGTATATATGAATGGAGGGCAAGGTAA
- a CDS encoding DUF2339 domain-containing protein has protein sequence MSLEVEQRIAKLEKEVVDLRQEVDVLKRLQSIAQTSTLSARKSIEQTSPTQKPRPLPVQEKKVQPQRSLEEHIMWALPKVFMVILVLGVLWGLKLVSDYGYLSNEVKIILAYILSISLAVIAYVMEVKKLGSSAIMISLYGGAFIIGILTTAAGAILYDVLGLTMALIIAVIYIGYGIAISYLKKNEVLTLFVAFTSLLLPYLLEYMDFSPVIILSFVIVLFTALQFVILQHKQRIALYVATFFSVLAVSILAFMNSDNQVVFGVGMLIVLAIYFLSWCRLYNPESTWKHLHVGLQFSIGTFSLLLMNLIIRSIDYNELLLLVLLSLFVAVASYGYKQKWQEAFDSAVTLAFITLCNTLLVMNMPEKVDELLLPFMTFAGVMISLRLRASMMKVVSSLLFTFALFVSYTVHEPTPFFSIAHVSLLLPGIYLMIIYLYALRPKKTLRAFEKLMKDMYILDFLAVITVGYFLAYFGKIDTVYFAGVSDIPHSMSILLAVIFAVSLLVPVKLKGRALTPVLGAFFLFFTLMLMILPYNMQGVEWLNLATRLIYMAVIVAIVVDLLKRGRIYQIYEDHMAKFLDPTVSAGVVLVMIAIWGFVFQLAYNNLLDWKLSIALSTITLFLTASTSLWLSSIHLLRILRLTGFAILAIAFVKLIFFDLSALDLLIRAILFITIGGIGMLLSGRLLRK, from the coding sequence ATGTCGCTAGAAGTGGAGCAGCGGATCGCCAAACTAGAAAAAGAGGTCGTGGATTTGCGACAAGAAGTGGATGTATTGAAGCGGTTACAGTCTATTGCACAGACAAGTACGCTGAGTGCCAGAAAATCCATCGAGCAAACTTCACCAACACAAAAACCTAGACCACTGCCAGTTCAAGAAAAAAAAGTGCAACCACAGCGTTCGTTAGAGGAGCATATTATGTGGGCGCTCCCAAAAGTATTTATGGTTATTTTAGTGCTCGGGGTACTGTGGGGGTTAAAACTTGTAAGTGATTACGGCTACTTGTCGAACGAGGTAAAAATCATCCTCGCCTATATTTTATCCATTAGCTTAGCAGTTATAGCTTATGTGATGGAGGTTAAAAAGCTTGGGTCATCAGCCATCATGATTTCCTTATATGGTGGAGCGTTTATCATCGGAATTTTAACCACAGCAGCTGGTGCTATTTTATACGATGTACTTGGTTTAACAATGGCACTGATCATTGCCGTTATCTATATCGGCTACGGCATTGCCATCAGTTATTTAAAGAAAAATGAGGTGCTCACATTATTTGTGGCCTTTACCTCATTATTACTACCTTATTTATTAGAATATATGGATTTTAGCCCTGTCATAATATTAAGCTTTGTGATCGTGCTATTTACAGCGTTACAATTTGTTATTCTTCAACACAAACAAAGAATTGCTTTGTATGTAGCGACCTTTTTCTCTGTGCTTGCTGTTAGCATTTTAGCGTTTATGAACAGTGACAATCAAGTTGTTTTTGGGGTAGGTATGCTCATTGTACTCGCGATTTATTTCTTGAGTTGGTGCCGTCTATACAATCCTGAATCTACATGGAAACATCTACATGTAGGATTACAATTTAGCATCGGGACTTTTAGTTTATTACTCATGAATTTAATCATTAGATCCATCGACTATAATGAGTTATTACTGCTCGTGTTACTCAGCTTATTTGTAGCTGTAGCGAGTTATGGCTATAAGCAAAAATGGCAGGAGGCATTTGATAGTGCCGTAACACTCGCTTTTATCACTTTATGTAATACGCTACTTGTCATGAATATGCCGGAAAAAGTTGATGAATTACTGCTTCCGTTCATGACATTTGCAGGTGTCATGATCAGCTTACGACTCCGTGCAAGTATGATGAAGGTCGTTAGTTCGTTATTATTTACATTCGCATTATTTGTAAGTTATACGGTCCATGAGCCGACTCCATTTTTTAGCATAGCGCATGTTAGCTTGTTGTTGCCAGGAATCTATCTCATGATCATTTACCTATATGCGTTGCGACCAAAGAAGACACTTAGAGCATTTGAAAAGCTGATGAAGGATATGTATATACTCGACTTTTTAGCTGTTATCACGGTGGGCTATTTCCTAGCATATTTCGGAAAAATCGATACGGTCTATTTTGCTGGCGTTAGCGATATTCCACATAGCATGTCTATACTGCTGGCTGTAATATTTGCGGTATCACTTTTAGTGCCAGTGAAGTTGAAGGGACGCGCATTAACACCAGTACTCGGGGCGTTTTTCCTGTTCTTTACACTAATGCTTATGATACTTCCGTACAATATGCAAGGTGTTGAATGGTTAAACCTAGCGACAAGGCTCATTTATATGGCTGTTATTGTGGCAATTGTTGTGGATTTGCTGAAGAGGGGACGCATCTATCAAATATATGAAGATCACATGGCCAAATTTTTGGATCCCACTGTCAGTGCGGGGGTTGTGCTCGTCATGATAGCGATTTGGGGCTTTGTGTTCCAGCTTGCCTATAATAATCTACTCGATTGGAAGCTAAGTATTGCTTTATCGACGATTACACTGTTCCTGACAGCAAGTACTTCACTTTGGCTTAGCTCTATCCATCTTTTACGAATACTACGACTTACTGGCTTTGCGATATTAGCCATCGCTTTTGTAAAACTCATATTCTTCGATTTATCAGCATTAGATTTACTGATAAGAGCCATATTGTTTATCACGATTGGTGGAATTGGGATGCTATTGTCGGGGCGATTGTTGCGGAAATAA
- a CDS encoding PilW family protein: MKQQKESGLTLIETLAVTIIASLILLAIYSIISQSSNTFQKQTNTNKEINDAAYALKVITKEIRKYPKNVSIISSTELQINGESFTFDKEHNVVKQDNDTLAVDIENFQVQHRKLKDSNSPQNNNNPNIISILITSTQGKTFSTELYLRKEKEY; this comes from the coding sequence ATGAAACAACAGAAAGAATCTGGTTTAACACTTATAGAAACACTAGCAGTTACAATCATTGCAAGCCTTATTTTGCTAGCTATATACTCCATTATTAGTCAAAGTTCAAATACCTTTCAAAAACAAACCAATACAAATAAAGAAATTAATGATGCTGCTTATGCATTAAAGGTCATCACTAAAGAAATACGCAAATATCCAAAAAATGTATCCATAATTTCTTCAACAGAACTGCAAATTAATGGCGAAAGCTTTACTTTTGATAAAGAACATAATGTAGTAAAACAAGATAACGACACTTTGGCTGTAGATATTGAAAATTTTCAAGTTCAGCATAGAAAGTTAAAGGATTCAAATTCTCCGCAAAATAACAATAATCCTAATATTATTTCTATATTGATTACAAGCACGCAGGGTAAAACATTTTCTACTGAATTATATTTACGAAAGGAGAAAGAGTATTGA
- a CDS encoding TolB family protein, whose product MYKFVFNCKKTTCFTAIIFLSVSVILFGCQKEEDKNTRINNNEELIISLYDNEGKSSIVGLDVEENVEKELVNNEEVWLHGALSGNKQYLAYTSAKGDGPWDIYLLDIHNKKSYQVTNDTLGQLHPRFSDREGKIIYSEIIGPSFPVSKIAKVDVQKKDSIVLDTEQADRAVELYDISGNKIIGAFVSEEENTARWVAANEDGGTLEQILYSIYEMNLDGSDMHLITSVKAINMDSIAYGPDGNSIILGGENVGEDEGSGIYQLSLTDQTLTTILTDQMIKENRNPILSEIGQRRSAVLSKNQRFIYFTGIPKNVDEVNFAGIISNIRCIYRYDLGNHEIKKVYEYKRPAIITDLTVTY is encoded by the coding sequence ATGTATAAATTTGTTTTTAATTGCAAAAAAACAACATGTTTTACTGCTATAATTTTTTTATCTGTATCAGTTATTCTATTTGGATGTCAAAAAGAAGAAGATAAAAACACACGTATTAACAATAATGAAGAACTCATTATTTCTCTATATGATAACGAAGGTAAAAGTAGCATAGTAGGATTAGATGTTGAAGAAAATGTAGAAAAAGAGTTAGTTAATAATGAAGAGGTTTGGTTGCATGGGGCACTTTCAGGTAATAAGCAGTATCTTGCCTATACTAGTGCTAAAGGGGATGGACCATGGGATATTTATTTATTGGATATACACAATAAAAAATCTTATCAAGTTACGAATGATACTTTAGGACAACTGCACCCTCGATTCAGCGATAGGGAAGGGAAAATAATCTATAGTGAAATAATAGGGCCATCATTTCCTGTTTCAAAGATTGCCAAAGTAGATGTGCAAAAAAAAGACTCCATTGTATTAGATACGGAACAAGCTGATCGTGCCGTAGAGCTATACGACATTTCTGGAAATAAAATCATTGGCGCATTTGTTTCTGAGGAAGAGAACACGGCGAGGTGGGTAGCTGCAAATGAAGATGGAGGAACTTTAGAACAAATCTTATATTCAATATATGAAATGAATTTAGATGGCTCAGACATGCATTTGATAACTAGTGTAAAAGCAATCAATATGGATTCTATTGCTTATGGACCTGACGGCAATTCTATCATTCTTGGAGGAGAGAATGTAGGTGAGGATGAAGGAAGTGGTATTTATCAGTTATCACTTACAGACCAAACATTAACAACCATATTAACAGATCAAATGATTAAAGAAAATCGAAACCCTATACTGTCGGAAATTGGTCAAAGAAGATCAGCTGTACTATCTAAAAATCAACGGTTCATTTATTTTACAGGTATACCTAAAAATGTAGATGAAGTTAATTTTGCAGGTATAATTTCTAATATACGTTGTATTTATAGGTATGACTTAGGTAATCATGAGATTAAAAAAGTATATGAGTATAAAAGACCAGCTATTATTACAGATTTGACAGTTACATATTAA
- a CDS encoding MBL fold metallo-hydrolase: MKILELPIEFDFNGQKNTIYPSLIILNNELTLVDTGYANFLTLIENEILKSGYEMKNLKNIIITHYDDDHIGSLYDFKEKYPWINIIASEIESKYISGEMKSERLIQAEEMLENMPNEEIEFGKWFMQQLKNLKHASIDEKVHDGDMILDNKCRVLATPGHTSGHISLYFPSLKSIITGDAAVLENHELIIANPHFCLNVEKAEQSLRKIKDLKAETYYCYHGGKFTL; the protein is encoded by the coding sequence ATGAAGATATTAGAACTACCGATTGAATTTGATTTTAATGGACAAAAAAATACCATTTATCCTAGTTTAATTATATTGAATAATGAATTAACCTTGGTCGATACAGGGTATGCAAATTTTTTAACTTTAATTGAAAATGAAATTTTAAAAAGTGGATATGAAATGAAGAATTTAAAGAATATTATCATTACTCACTATGATGATGATCATATAGGTTCCTTATATGATTTCAAAGAAAAGTATCCTTGGATTAACATTATAGCTAGTGAAATTGAATCAAAATACATCAGTGGTGAAATGAAGTCAGAGAGATTGATTCAAGCTGAAGAAATGCTAGAAAATATGCCGAATGAAGAAATCGAATTTGGTAAATGGTTTATGCAGCAATTAAAGAATTTGAAGCATGCTTCAATTGATGAAAAGGTACATGATGGTGATATGATTCTAGATAACAAATGTAGAGTACTAGCAACACCAGGGCATACTTCGGGGCATATTTCATTATATTTTCCAAGTTTAAAAAGTATAATTACAGGTGATGCAGCTGTTCTTGAGAATCATGAATTGATCATTGCTAATCCACACTTTTGTTTAAATGTTGAGAAAGCAGAACAGTCTTTGAGAAAGATTAAAGATCTTAAAGCTGAAACTTACTATTGTTATCATGGTGGGAAATTTACTTTGTAA
- a CDS encoding cell wall hydrolase produces the protein MPRVKYREADIDLMARMMRAEAEGEGKQGMLYVGNVIVNRAVANCLDFQDVRTIEDVIYQVQGGNYSFEAVQKGNLFYQRARSTEKRLAKQNLDYWRQHPAKFALWYFNPYAPCPPTWYGQPFTGQFKNHCFYEPAAETCESVYYG, from the coding sequence ATGCCAAGAGTTAAATACCGAGAAGCAGACATTGATTTAATGGCAAGGATGATGAGAGCGGAAGCCGAGGGTGAAGGAAAACAAGGGATGTTATATGTTGGCAATGTAATTGTTAATCGTGCTGTCGCAAATTGTTTAGACTTTCAAGATGTAAGAACAATTGAAGATGTCATTTATCAGGTACAAGGAGGAAATTATTCTTTTGAAGCTGTTCAAAAAGGGAATTTATTTTATCAAAGAGCGAGGTCTACTGAAAAAAGATTAGCAAAACAGAATTTGGATTATTGGAGACAACATCCGGCGAAATTTGCCCTTTGGTATTTTAATCCATATGCTCCTTGTCCTCCTACATGGTACGGTCAACCTTTTACGGGTCAATTTAAAAATCATTGTTTTTATGAACCAGCAGCTGAAACATGTGAAAGTGTTTATTACGGTTAG
- a CDS encoding PilX N-terminal domain-containing pilus assembly protein: MKTKFMFHNERGYTFIIALLLIVLISVLGFALITISTNTLKVTKHERLDQSVFYIAEADLNVKRAEINSSLELILNPILDKYNNDDKFDMVKDRDKIEEEYFDAADNYLTQQLISEDGKLQKKYSEVTSYEKQNGLQPSSIVTLIKESQLYTYTLTSVAEIDGISRTISQTFTIKMPDFIEIKPGDEETPPPTNYNFCFGVLTNSFTTKNTLDTDADIVSLNDLTIDNTGTFENIYAKGSITIKNTPTVKGSMVSLADINFESAGTHGKDIIANGNINFISNNGHFNTSGNLFSMKNINIQKNIQTSSIGFVYANQHIINDAWPTIPGVVFGKESIKSSKDGNFALGAKRYSMGEIIYKQGNSTNNIRAKNEDEFNQFIVNENINLNYYYNQINNLKNAQGTSNGECGSQSLANAQIPQAPPFMNVASSSLLEIPDIALSWNTPNTISLTDNSYIKNVSLVGNRTLTIDVGDEDRTLVIDNLNGDGGHIEVKGTGKLNILVRNNLKILEFLSSNERSPFDTTIYYEGSNDLNITKTIQSNLYTKNSNVSIHNAGGGGMQGNIIVGGSHKLNVTGNTTFGNNNEHVVILVPNSSLNFQGSSQIFGTIVGNKVDAVGSNTTHKFDNTKLNLDLFSESQKSKYTTEGGFIAPDSQKEI; this comes from the coding sequence TTGAAAACGAAATTTATGTTTCATAATGAACGTGGTTACACATTCATCATCGCCCTCTTACTCATTGTTCTTATTTCAGTCCTTGGTTTTGCCCTAATAACCATCTCTACAAATACATTAAAAGTTACGAAACATGAACGATTAGACCAGTCAGTATTTTACATTGCAGAAGCTGATTTAAATGTAAAAAGAGCAGAAATTAATAGTTCACTAGAGCTTATTTTAAACCCTATTTTAGACAAATATAACAATGACGATAAGTTTGATATGGTGAAAGATAGAGATAAAATTGAAGAAGAATATTTTGATGCAGCAGATAACTATTTAACTCAACAACTAATATCGGAGGATGGGAAATTACAAAAAAAATATTCGGAAGTGACATCCTATGAAAAACAAAATGGGCTGCAACCATCCTCAATTGTAACCCTAATTAAAGAATCGCAACTGTATACTTATACGCTAACGTCAGTAGCCGAAATTGATGGAATTTCAAGAACCATCTCACAAACATTTACGATTAAAATGCCAGATTTCATTGAGATAAAGCCGGGAGATGAAGAAACTCCTCCTCCCACTAACTATAATTTCTGCTTTGGCGTATTAACAAACTCATTTACAACAAAGAATACGCTCGATACTGATGCTGATATTGTTTCATTAAACGATTTAACAATTGATAATACAGGTACTTTTGAGAACATTTATGCAAAGGGATCTATTACTATTAAAAATACCCCCACTGTTAAAGGGAGTATGGTTTCTTTAGCTGACATCAATTTTGAAAGCGCAGGAACCCATGGAAAAGATATTATTGCAAATGGAAATATAAATTTCATTAGTAATAATGGTCATTTCAACACTTCAGGTAATCTCTTTTCTATGAAGAATATTAATATTCAAAAAAACATCCAAACTAGTTCAATTGGTTTTGTATACGCCAATCAACATATTATTAATGATGCTTGGCCTACAATACCTGGAGTTGTATTTGGTAAAGAAAGTATCAAATCCTCAAAAGATGGTAATTTCGCTCTTGGTGCTAAAAGATATTCAATGGGTGAAATTATATATAAACAAGGCAATAGTACCAATAATATTCGCGCAAAAAATGAGGACGAATTCAATCAATTCATAGTCAATGAAAATATAAATTTAAACTACTATTATAATCAAATTAATAATTTAAAAAATGCACAAGGAACATCCAATGGCGAATGTGGAAGTCAATCGCTGGCAAATGCCCAAATTCCACAGGCTCCTCCATTTATGAACGTTGCAAGTTCTAGTTTGTTGGAGATACCTGATATAGCGCTTAGCTGGAATACACCTAACACAATTTCACTAACAGATAATAGCTATATTAAAAACGTTTCGCTTGTAGGGAATCGTACTCTTACAATTGATGTAGGTGATGAAGATAGGACACTTGTTATAGATAATTTAAATGGAGATGGTGGACATATCGAAGTCAAAGGTACAGGAAAATTAAATATTCTTGTCAGAAATAACTTAAAAATCCTTGAATTTCTCTCAAGTAACGAAAGAAGCCCCTTCGATACTACGATTTATTATGAAGGCTCTAATGATCTGAACATCACAAAAACTATTCAGAGTAATTTATATACTAAAAATAGTAATGTTTCTATACACAATGCTGGAGGCGGTGGCATGCAAGGTAATATTATTGTAGGTGGCAGCCATAAATTAAATGTCACAGGCAATACTACTTTTGGGAATAATAACGAACACGTTGTTATCCTCGTTCCTAATTCATCACTAAACTTCCAGGGAAGCTCTCAAATTTTCGGGACTATAGTGGGTAATAAAGTTGATGCAGTTGGTTCAAATACTACTCATAAATTTGATAATACAAAATTAAATTTAGATTTATTCTCAGAATCACAAAAATCTAAATATACAACAGAGGGTGGCTTTATAGCTCCTGATTCACAAAAAGAGATCTAA